A window of Haliscomenobacter hydrossis DSM 1100 contains these coding sequences:
- a CDS encoding phosphatidylserine decarboxylase family protein, which yields MIIHREGHLIILITTLGLGLINALCAGYIPVLQPWLGIVSLVFFGLIVQFFRNPPRKIAQKNEGWIYAPADGQVVVIEETEEPEYFKEKKLQVSIFMSPLNVHVNRAAIGGTVQYTKYHPGKYLVAWHPKSSTENERTTVVIKNAKTEILLRQIAGAVARRIRYYVKEGQILEQGQEYGFIKFGSRVDLFLPLDAKVKVSIGQKVKGNVDVIATL from the coding sequence ATGATCATTCACCGCGAAGGCCATCTCATCATTCTGATCACAACCCTAGGCCTGGGGCTCATCAACGCACTTTGTGCCGGTTACATTCCAGTTTTACAACCTTGGCTGGGGATAGTGAGCCTGGTTTTTTTCGGCTTGATTGTACAGTTCTTTCGCAATCCACCGCGCAAAATTGCCCAGAAAAACGAAGGCTGGATTTATGCTCCTGCAGACGGGCAAGTGGTCGTGATTGAAGAAACGGAGGAGCCCGAATATTTTAAGGAGAAAAAATTGCAAGTCTCCATTTTTATGTCGCCGCTCAATGTACACGTCAACCGAGCGGCCATTGGCGGTACGGTGCAATACACAAAATACCACCCTGGAAAATACCTGGTTGCCTGGCATCCCAAATCTTCAACGGAGAACGAGCGCACTACGGTGGTGATCAAAAACGCCAAAACGGAAATTCTGCTGCGGCAAATTGCTGGCGCAGTCGCCCGGCGCATCCGCTATTATGTAAAGGAGGGCCAAATTTTGGAGCAAGGACAAGAGTATGGATTCATCAAATTTGGCTCGCGGGTCGACCTTTTTTTGCCCCTTGATGCCAAAGTGAAGGTTTCGATTGGGCAAAAAGTGAAGGGTAACGTGGACGTGATTGCAACATTGTAG
- a CDS encoding phosphatidate cytidylyltransferase, whose amino-acid sequence MGGLRLRVITATVFVLIMLGGVFGGKIPFVLLFGAITGMCLWEFTGLTFHEETRSNLIRRSIGVGLGLLPYLWLSGFNLGFIPDDCWLPMLLTFFPLLFLPFVYELSEGNTQSFHQVGFIFLTVLYIGVPFSLLNAIAFIDSDFSFHIPLGLMLMTWTSDTSAYLVGSKLGKTPLFPKISPKKTWEGSMGAAVFTLIVAWGLWRLFPELALMHWVVLGIIVIIFGSIGDLVESSFKRGFNIKDSSDLLPGHGGFLDRFDGFMFQLPFSAAYLFWIFN is encoded by the coding sequence ATGGGCGGTCTTCGTTTGCGGGTAATTACTGCTACTGTTTTTGTACTGATTATGCTGGGGGGGGTTTTTGGAGGTAAAATTCCTTTTGTTTTACTTTTTGGCGCCATTACGGGGATGTGTTTATGGGAATTTACAGGATTGACCTTCCACGAAGAAACCCGCAGCAACCTCATCCGGCGTTCGATTGGCGTAGGTTTAGGGCTACTCCCCTACCTTTGGCTGAGTGGTTTCAATTTGGGTTTCATCCCGGATGATTGTTGGTTGCCCATGTTGTTGACCTTTTTTCCCTTGTTGTTTTTGCCTTTCGTTTATGAATTATCCGAAGGCAATACTCAGTCTTTTCATCAAGTTGGGTTCATCTTTTTAACCGTATTATATATTGGTGTCCCCTTTTCCTTGTTGAATGCCATTGCGTTCATTGACTCCGATTTTTCATTTCATATTCCGCTTGGCTTGATGCTGATGACCTGGACTTCAGATACCAGCGCATATTTGGTTGGTTCCAAATTGGGTAAAACGCCACTTTTTCCAAAAATTTCCCCTAAAAAAACCTGGGAGGGTTCTATGGGGGCAGCGGTATTTACGCTCATTGTAGCCTGGGGGCTATGGCGGCTGTTTCCCGAATTGGCATTGATGCATTGGGTGGTATTGGGGATCATTGTGATCATCTTTGGATCGATCGGCGATTTGGTGGAATCCAGCTTCAAACGTGGCTTCAACATCAAAGATTCCAGTGATTTGTTGCCTGGCCATGGTGGCTTTCTGGATCGTTTCGACGGATTTATGTTTCAGCTGCCTTTTTCGGCGGCTTATTTGTTTTGGATATTTAATTAG
- a CDS encoding CPBP family intramembrane glutamic endopeptidase: protein MIYPIPDSEMPAKGNETSPWIVLFCLVTFMLIGLVVGSLVTTGLITSLGFEGLSFLSTLKEEASLQQRNLARWANLFPHLFAFTGGALLVALLFFRSKWLQELKLNHWPGWLFIGASLLFIVGIFPFAQTTYWINQQLPLPTWMKDMEQNANELVKILLRMESPAELLLNLLTVGVVAAVGEELVFRGIVQQQLTRLLRHPIAAIWVTAFIFSAIHMQFVGFLPRMFLGAGLGYLFHWSKSLWLPIIAHFLFNSLQVVAYYVLGENAGQFSPDQVIDDPNWLGGGLGLVVIIVVGYYLSRMHKHNH, encoded by the coding sequence ATGATCTATCCCATCCCGGATTCAGAAATGCCAGCGAAAGGAAATGAGACTTCTCCCTGGATTGTGCTGTTTTGCTTGGTTACTTTTATGCTGATTGGGCTGGTGGTCGGTTCCCTCGTGACCACGGGTTTGATCACTTCACTAGGATTTGAAGGGCTAAGCTTTCTCAGCACCCTCAAGGAGGAAGCCAGCCTACAACAAAGAAATCTTGCCCGCTGGGCCAACCTGTTTCCCCATTTGTTTGCCTTTACGGGCGGAGCACTACTGGTAGCACTGCTCTTTTTCCGGAGCAAGTGGCTCCAGGAATTAAAACTCAACCATTGGCCGGGTTGGCTGTTCATTGGAGCAAGTTTGTTGTTCATTGTGGGCATTTTCCCTTTTGCCCAAACCACCTATTGGATCAACCAACAACTTCCCTTGCCCACCTGGATGAAAGACATGGAGCAAAATGCTAATGAATTGGTGAAAATTTTGCTGCGCATGGAAAGTCCGGCTGAGTTGCTACTCAATCTGCTCACGGTAGGCGTAGTGGCTGCTGTGGGTGAAGAATTGGTTTTCAGGGGGATTGTACAACAGCAGCTGACCAGATTGCTCCGGCATCCAATAGCAGCCATTTGGGTTACTGCTTTTATATTTAGCGCCATTCACATGCAATTTGTCGGCTTTTTGCCCCGTATGTTTCTGGGTGCAGGGCTGGGGTATCTGTTTCATTGGTCCAAAAGTTTGTGGCTACCCATCATTGCCCATTTTTTATTCAACAGTTTGCAAGTTGTGGCTTATTATGTGTTGGGTGAAAACGCCGGGCAGTTTAGTCCAGATCAGGTCATTGACGACCCCAATTGGCTAGGGGGCGGATTGGGTTTGGTGGTCATCATCGTGGTAGGATATTACCTTAGCAGAATGCATAAACACAATCATTAA
- a CDS encoding pyridoxine 5'-phosphate synthase: MESVRLSVNINKIALIRNSRGANLPDLTQIARDCEAFGAQGITVHPRPDERHVRFDDLPLLQATVRTEFNIEGNPDPRFLREVMQVKPHQATLVPDGPQALTSDQGWDTAKHHDFLVDVVAQLQSVGTRVSIFVDAEERFVEGAKRVGADRIEFYTGHYAKVFPSNPIEAVKKHVHCAKLAVELGLGINAGHDLNLKNLSFYKDQVQGLMEVSIGHALVCDALYYGLQNTIQMYLRQLN; encoded by the coding sequence ATGGAAAGTGTCCGCTTAAGCGTAAACATCAACAAGATTGCGTTGATTCGCAATTCCAGGGGGGCTAACCTGCCCGATTTGACACAAATTGCCCGCGATTGTGAAGCATTCGGGGCGCAAGGCATCACCGTTCACCCCCGTCCGGATGAACGCCACGTGCGGTTTGATGATCTCCCCCTGCTCCAAGCCACCGTCCGTACCGAATTCAATATAGAAGGCAACCCTGACCCTCGCTTTTTACGGGAAGTTATGCAGGTAAAACCCCATCAGGCTACGCTGGTGCCCGACGGCCCTCAGGCACTCACTTCCGATCAGGGTTGGGACACTGCCAAACACCACGATTTTTTGGTGGATGTGGTGGCGCAATTGCAATCGGTAGGTACCCGGGTTTCCATTTTTGTAGATGCGGAGGAGCGATTTGTAGAAGGTGCCAAACGTGTAGGTGCCGATCGGATCGAATTTTATACAGGCCATTATGCAAAAGTGTTCCCTTCAAATCCTATTGAAGCCGTAAAAAAACATGTACATTGTGCAAAACTCGCCGTAGAGTTGGGACTAGGCATCAACGCTGGCCATGACTTGAACCTCAAAAACCTCAGCTTTTATAAAGACCAGGTGCAGGGTTTAATGGAAGTTTCGATTGGTCATGCCTTGGTATGTGATGCCCTGTATTATGGCTTACAGAATACCATTCAGATGTATTTGCGGCAGTTGAATTAA
- a CDS encoding SusC/RagA family TonB-linked outer membrane protein encodes MKKHLLALTLVMFACAATWAQRSITGKVVDRQGEALIGASILAKGTASGTVTDIDGTYSLSVPANASILVISYTGYNTQELTLGSSNVLDVTLEAGITLEETVITGLGIKRSEKSVPYAVQTVKAEDLNVIRQTNLNNALAGKVAGVQLRGQSTVKLDQNSTIRIRGAGSLTDKQPLYVIDGTPADALDFNMDDIETLTVLKGPNATAIYGQRGDAGVIVVTTKKAAKRPGIGIQFNQSTFLDKVYILPKYQNAYAGGGSADLIKFAWEQGMPEEWKVFEGKYHHDYSDDASWGPRMVGQEYIPWYSWYVGSPVFGQTAKLTAQPNNIRDFYNTGVSTNTNLNFTKAGDGYSTRVSLTKQNTKGLLPNSGLDKYTLATQSTLNLSKHFEVGANINFTTTEVKGEFQDGYSNNSTGSFNSWFHRNLDMGKIKEYSNLRSPEGILASWNHNNPGSYLSSPLAFYGANYWYNFFGYFDQLDQQANRERLFGDISLTYKLNDKFRVSGFIRRNQVNTFYENKGPALLQNSATQTGFKAFYATGQTFNREDNYELLAVYSDRIGELFSVELNAGGNIRKNIRKDYLGNTVDGLSVPDLFTLGNSFKQPFNFNNFRSNKEVRSLYARGSFGLKDMLFVDWSVRNDWSSALPVENNSYLYPSIGGSFVFSELTKNALPFLSFGKIRGSWAQVGSDLDPYQLALTYGLGADQYNGNILMGTPNELVDPNIQPSLSSAIEFGVDLRFAKNRLGLSVTYYDESKTNEILSVSVAGASGFTTKKINAGQIDRSGVEIQLEAKPIASKDFSWDMNLNFAKNTTQIVELADGITAFIAETGTFGTSSGARLVHVVGEKWGQIRGGGIQKIDGKNVVDAGGLFVAQPDSYFGSALPDFTGGFLNTISYKNFQLNFNIDFSKGGKYFSLSDHWGTFSGLFERTAELNDKGNPSRDPVADGGGVHVQAVNADGTPFDGYIDAQTYWHQFRSRNIAETNVYDLTFVKLREVSLGYSLPVKKMGLSKYVQNATVSLVARNPWLIYAKNRDFDPSEISDRYGENGQFPGTRSFGFNISLGF; translated from the coding sequence ATGAAAAAACACTTACTAGCACTCACGCTAGTAATGTTCGCATGTGCTGCCACATGGGCACAGCGGAGCATTACTGGTAAAGTGGTCGACAGACAAGGAGAAGCACTCATCGGTGCAAGTATCCTCGCAAAAGGTACTGCCAGCGGTACCGTTACCGACATTGATGGAACGTATAGTCTTTCTGTTCCTGCCAACGCCTCCATATTGGTTATTAGCTACACCGGGTACAACACCCAGGAACTCACTTTAGGGTCTTCAAATGTGCTTGATGTTACCCTGGAAGCAGGTATTACCTTGGAAGAAACGGTGATTACCGGTTTGGGTATCAAGCGTTCAGAAAAATCGGTGCCTTATGCCGTACAAACGGTAAAAGCCGAAGACCTGAACGTAATTCGCCAAACCAACCTCAACAACGCCTTGGCCGGTAAAGTGGCTGGCGTACAGTTGCGTGGTCAGTCTACTGTGAAACTGGACCAAAACTCTACCATTCGGATTCGTGGTGCCGGTTCTTTGACCGATAAGCAACCATTGTATGTCATCGATGGTACACCTGCTGACGCGCTCGACTTCAACATGGACGACATTGAGACTTTGACGGTGTTGAAAGGGCCTAACGCTACGGCCATCTACGGCCAACGTGGAGACGCGGGGGTAATCGTGGTGACCACCAAAAAAGCCGCCAAGCGCCCGGGTATTGGTATTCAATTCAACCAAAGCACTTTCCTGGACAAGGTATACATCCTGCCCAAATACCAAAACGCGTATGCAGGTGGTGGTTCTGCTGACTTGATCAAGTTTGCCTGGGAACAAGGTATGCCTGAAGAATGGAAAGTTTTTGAAGGCAAATACCATCACGACTATTCCGACGACGCCAGTTGGGGTCCACGGATGGTTGGGCAAGAATACATTCCCTGGTATTCCTGGTATGTGGGTTCACCCGTATTTGGGCAAACGGCTAAATTAACGGCACAACCCAACAACATCCGGGATTTTTACAATACCGGCGTAAGCACCAACACCAACCTGAATTTCACCAAAGCGGGTGATGGTTATTCTACCCGGGTATCCTTGACCAAGCAGAACACCAAAGGTTTGCTGCCCAACTCTGGTTTGGACAAATACACCTTGGCTACCCAAAGTACCCTCAACCTGAGCAAACACTTTGAAGTCGGTGCGAACATCAACTTTACCACTACGGAGGTAAAAGGTGAATTCCAGGATGGGTATTCCAACAACAGTACCGGTTCGTTCAACTCCTGGTTCCACCGGAACCTGGACATGGGCAAAATCAAAGAATACAGCAACCTGCGTTCTCCTGAAGGTATCCTGGCTTCCTGGAACCACAACAACCCAGGGTCTTACTTGAGTTCCCCTCTGGCGTTTTACGGAGCCAACTACTGGTACAACTTCTTCGGTTACTTTGACCAATTGGACCAGCAAGCTAACCGGGAGCGTTTGTTTGGGGACATTAGTCTGACTTACAAACTCAACGACAAGTTCCGGGTTTCTGGTTTTATCCGCCGCAACCAGGTGAATACTTTCTACGAAAACAAAGGCCCTGCCCTTCTGCAAAACAGCGCAACGCAGACTGGTTTCAAAGCCTTCTATGCTACTGGCCAAACCTTCAATCGTGAAGACAACTACGAATTGCTGGCCGTTTATTCCGACCGCATTGGCGAATTGTTCTCGGTTGAACTCAATGCTGGGGGCAACATTCGCAAAAACATTAGAAAAGATTATCTCGGAAATACAGTTGATGGTTTGAGTGTACCGGATTTGTTCACTTTGGGTAACTCTTTCAAACAGCCATTTAATTTCAACAACTTCCGCTCCAACAAAGAAGTTCGCAGCTTGTACGCCCGTGGATCTTTTGGTTTGAAAGACATGCTCTTTGTAGACTGGTCGGTGCGCAACGATTGGAGTTCTGCCTTACCTGTTGAAAACAACTCTTACCTCTATCCATCGATTGGCGGTAGCTTTGTATTCAGTGAATTGACCAAAAATGCACTGCCTTTCTTGAGCTTCGGTAAAATCCGCGGCAGCTGGGCACAAGTAGGTTCCGATTTGGACCCATACCAATTGGCGCTGACTTACGGTTTGGGCGCTGACCAATACAATGGCAACATCCTGATGGGCACACCCAACGAATTGGTGGATCCAAACATCCAACCTTCTTTGTCTTCGGCCATTGAATTTGGGGTTGACCTGCGTTTTGCCAAAAACCGCCTGGGTTTGAGTGTAACGTACTATGATGAATCCAAAACCAACGAAATCCTTTCGGTTTCCGTTGCTGGGGCCAGTGGATTTACTACCAAGAAGATCAACGCGGGTCAGATCGACCGCAGCGGGGTAGAAATTCAGTTGGAAGCAAAACCGATTGCCAGCAAGGATTTCAGCTGGGATATGAACCTGAACTTCGCGAAGAACACCACTCAGATTGTTGAATTGGCGGATGGCATCACTGCCTTTATCGCTGAAACGGGTACTTTTGGTACTTCTTCTGGTGCACGTTTGGTACACGTAGTAGGTGAAAAATGGGGTCAAATCCGTGGTGGTGGTATCCAGAAAATTGACGGCAAAAATGTCGTAGACGCTGGTGGCCTCTTCGTAGCACAACCAGATTCCTATTTTGGTTCGGCTTTGCCTGATTTCACCGGTGGGTTTTTGAACACCATTTCGTACAAAAACTTCCAGTTGAACTTCAACATCGACTTTTCGAAAGGAGGTAAGTACTTCTCTTTGTCTGACCATTGGGGAACTTTCTCCGGTTTGTTTGAGCGCACTGCCGAACTCAACGACAAAGGAAATCCTTCTCGCGATCCAGTTGCTGATGGTGGTGGGGTACACGTACAAGCAGTAAATGCCGATGGTACACCATTTGATGGCTACATCGACGCGCAGACTTACTGGCACCAGTTCCGTAGCCGCAACATCGCTGAAACCAACGTGTACGATCTGACTTTCGTAAAACTGCGCGAAGTAAGCTTGGGCTATAGCTTGCCTGTGAAAAAAATGGGCTTGAGCAAATATGTGCAGAATGCTACCGTTTCATTGGTAGCACGTAATCCATGGTTGATCTATGCCAAGAACCGCGACTTTGATCCATCGGAAATTTCCGACAGATATGGTGAAAACGGTCAGTTCCCTGGCACGCGTTCCTTTGGGTTCAACATTTCTTTAGGCTTCTAA